In the Suricata suricatta isolate VVHF042 unplaced genomic scaffold, meerkat_22Aug2017_6uvM2_HiC HiC_scaffold_5156, whole genome shotgun sequence genome, one interval contains:
- the LOC115285194 gene encoding olfactory receptor 8S1-like, translated as VFFVFVTAGTEAFLLSVMAYDRYAAICHPLLYGQVMSSQLCVRLVLIAWGLAFLNAFVIVLLAINLDFCEAQTIHHYTCELPSLFPLSCSDISINIDILICSTLLHGLGTFLPIFFSYIRIVSTILSISSTSGRSRAFSTCSSHLIAVILFFGSGLITYLMPTSGSSLDLLSSLQYSAVTPLVNPLIYSLKNKEVKAAVRRTVGKYLHYCR; from the coding sequence GTGTTCTTTGTGTTTGTCACTGCAGGGACTGAAGCCTTTCTGCTCTcggtgatggcctatgaccgctatgccGCCATCTGCCACCCTCTGCTCTATGGCCAGGTGATGAGCAGCCAGCTCTGTGTGAGGCTGGTGTTGATCGCATGGGGCCTGGCCTTTCTCAATGCATTTGTCATTGTGCTCTTGGCTATTAACCTGGACTTCTGTGAGGCCCAAACCATACACCACTACACCTGTGAGctgccctccctcttccctctgtcttgCTCTGATATTTCCATCAATATTGACATCTTGATCTGCTCCACCTTACTGCATGGGCTGGGAACCTTCCTCCCAATCTTCTTCTCCTATATCCGTATTGTCTCCACCATCCTGAGCATCAGCTCCACCTCAGGCAGAAGCagggccttctccacctgctcctcccacctcatAGCAGTGATCCtgttctttggctcaggtttgatTACCTATCTTATGCCTACCTCGGGTTCCTCCCTGGATTTGCTCTCCTCCTTGCAGTACAGTGCAGTCACACCCTTAGTGAATCCCCTCATTTACAGTCTAAAGAACAAAGAGGTGAAGGCAGCTGTGAGACGAACAGTAGGGAAATACCTACACTATTGTAGGTAG